The DNA region GTCTTACGAAGTTTCTTAATGATTCACCGCTGGCGCTCAGGTGTCTGGCGAACTAAATCAACGATTGTTCAAGAACAATAAAAAACACTCCCACTTTGGGAGTGTTTTTTTATGAAATCTTTTTATACCCAATAATTCCAAAGAATGATGATAAAATTACCAATCCTAAAGTAATTAATAATGATTGACTAGCCTCATTAGTTTGAGGTAATGAGTCATCTTTATTTGTGTTCGAATGGTTACTGTGATTATCTTCTTTTGCTTTAGTTTCACCTGGGATTAATGAACTTCCATCTTTTATATCTGTTGTCGTTTCTAATGGTTTTTCAGTTGATTCCGTTGGCTCTTCTGTTGGCTTTGACGTTTCTTCTTCAATCCAATTAATTGTAACGCGATTTCTTATAGAGTATCCCGAACAACGACCTTTCCCAATTTCAGTATATTCACCCACAGCTTGATCAAATCCCTTAGGATTGAAAATAAGCGTTGGTTCATCATATTCAGGGAACATTCCAGGCTCCGCATGCTCATATTCATCTTGAGATAATAAAGACGTTGTGAAGACTAAATCAAGTTGAGTCGTTTCTTCAGATAACCCTTTTGTATCAAATTCTGTTAAATTATCTGTTACCTGAACAGAGTCATTACTTGAAATAAAATTAGCAGCTGTTAAATTAATACCAGAATAAAACTTAAGAAATTGTGGTATCGGCTCACCTTTTTTCAAATTAATAGTTGTTTCAATCGTTTGGTAATCTGCGTAAACACCATAATAAGATTCGTTTCCATCGTTATTGACCTTATTTCTAACTTCCTCCAAAGGACTAAAATCGTTAATATGGTTACCTCCAATATACAAATCAAAGCCTGATGAGTCTCCAGCGGCTTGCTTATTACTAACAGATTTCTTTAAACCTTCTGCAACTGGACTCAAATCTGCTAAGTTATTATTACTTAAATCTAACATATAGATATTTTCCATTCCAGCTAGCATATTAAAATCACTAAATGATGTATCTGATAAGTTCAACTCTGTAATGTTTTTAATACCCAACTCTAAGACCGAAAAATCATCAATCTTATTTTGAGCTAAACTCAATATTTCTAGGTTTGGAATAATTTTAGCTAAAGTCGAAATATCAGTTATTTTATTATCTCTCAACCTCAACTCTGTTAATTGAGTCAATTCACTTATCGGTGTTAAGTTAGAAATTAAATTCCATGATGCTGCCAGGCTCTTTAAATTATTGGCATACTGTAAACCTTCTAATGATTCAATTTTATTTTTCTGTTCTTCTTCATCGTGAATAACATAATCAATCGTAAGATAATTAATCTCACTCAAACTTTCCTTTGTAATCTCATTGACATTATCTAAATTTAATTCTATCCGTATTTGCTCTTGTAAAGCTTTATCCGGCATCCAACTATCAACGTTTTCTTCATCCTTATTATTTGCATTCTCCAACTGTTCTTGAATTTGAACTACCTTATCACTCTCGTCACTTGTATAATCAACTGCTTTCACAAGGATTGGTTGAAATAACAACATACTTGCAAATAATAAATAACCATACTTTTTCATATTCTTTCTCCTTTAAGGTAATCATATATAATTATAAAAAATATAAAATATTTAACCTATATATAACATTAATTATACTCTAATTAAATAATAGTATTTTACTTTATTTTTTTAAAAAAAATACAAAAAAAATAATCCCTATATAATTAAATATATAGGGATTATCTTATTCGCCTTTTTGCAGACGGTACATATCGTAGTAAAGACCTTCTTGTTCAATTAATTGATCGTGATTACCACGTTCAACGATCGAACCTTTGTTTAGTACTAAGATTAATTCAGCATCTTTAATGGTTGATAGACGGTGAGCGATGGCTAAAGTCGTACGACCTTCACGCATTCGTTTTAAGCCTTCTTGTATCAGACTCTCAGTTTCCGTGTCAATGTTTGCTGTTGCTTCATCTAAGACTAAAATCTTTGGATCGGTAACAATAGTTCTTGCAAATGATAACAATTGACGTTGACCACTAGAATAACTTGCCCCACGTTCAATTACTTTTGAATCATAACCGTCAGGTAAAGCTTCGATAAATTTATCAGCTTGCACAAACTCTGCGGCAGCTTTAATTTCTTCATCTGTAATCAATTCATTAAACAAACGAATATTACCTTTAATATCCCCATAGAACATAAAGGCATCTTGTAAAACTAAGCCCATTTTCTGACGTAGCTCTTCCATTGGATAATCACGAATGTTCTTATCATCAATTAAAATCTCGCCCTCATAGAACTCATAAAAGCGCATCATGACATTGATAATCGAACTTTTACCGCTACCTGTGTGACCAACTAAAGCCACCGTTTCACCTGGATTTGCTACAAAACTAATGTTATTTAAAACATTGTGTTTCCCATCATAAGAAAAGCTAACATTACGAAATTCAATCTTACCTTGTTGAATAACCTCTGATGCTCCTTCGTTTTGTTGAGGGGCTACTTCTTCATAATCCATAATTTTTAAAATACGACTACCAGCAACCGTTCCGTCTTGGAAGAC from Vagococcus coleopterorum includes:
- a CDS encoding leucine-rich repeat domain-containing protein; translation: MKKYGYLLFASMLLFQPILVKAVDYTSDESDKVVQIQEQLENANNKDEENVDSWMPDKALQEQIRIELNLDNVNEITKESLSEINYLTIDYVIHDEEEQKNKIESLEGLQYANNLKSLAASWNLISNLTPISELTQLTELRLRDNKITDISTLAKIIPNLEILSLAQNKIDDFSVLELGIKNITELNLSDTSFSDFNMLAGMENIYMLDLSNNNLADLSPVAEGLKKSVSNKQAAGDSSGFDLYIGGNHINDFSPLEEVRNKVNNDGNESYYGVYADYQTIETTINLKKGEPIPQFLKFYSGINLTAANFISSNDSVQVTDNLTEFDTKGLSEETTQLDLVFTTSLLSQDEYEHAEPGMFPEYDEPTLIFNPKGFDQAVGEYTEIGKGRCSGYSIRNRVTINWIEEETSKPTEEPTESTEKPLETTTDIKDGSSLIPGETKAKEDNHSNHSNTNKDDSLPQTNEASQSLLITLGLVILSSFFGIIGYKKIS